A stretch of Candidatus Neomarinimicrobiota bacterium DNA encodes these proteins:
- a CDS encoding YgeY family selenium metabolism-linked hydrolase encodes MNIDFQLILNQAEKYRPEISRFLRDMIAIPSESTQEELAILRIKEEMEKVGFDKIEIDEMGNIYGTIGHGSHVIAMDAHIDTVGVGNLENWNVDPYEGFEDDEIIMGRGASDQEGGMASMVYAGKIIKDLGLEGDYTLVITGTVQEEDCDGLCWQYIMDNKKLQPEFVVSTEPTSCRIYRGQRGRMEIKVTTSGISAHGSAPERGDNAIYKMAPILQELQELNTRLADHDFLGKGSLTVSEVFFTSPSRCAVADGCSISVDRRLTVGETADSAMDEIKNLPSVIAGKAMVEMYDYERPSYTGFSYRTEAYFPTWLIEKDHVATTSLVDAYKGLFKEEPVVDKWTFSTNGVAIMGKYGVPCIGFGPGAEEEAHAPNEKTWKDHLVKAAAMYAAIPLTYLNKLEN; translated from the coding sequence ATGAATATTGATTTCCAACTGATACTCAACCAGGCCGAAAAATATCGCCCGGAGATTTCCAGGTTTTTGCGAGACATGATTGCCATCCCCAGCGAAAGCACTCAGGAAGAACTTGCCATTCTGCGCATCAAGGAGGAGATGGAAAAAGTTGGTTTCGATAAGATAGAGATTGATGAAATGGGCAATATTTATGGCACCATTGGTCATGGTTCACATGTCATCGCCATGGATGCCCATATTGACACTGTCGGAGTTGGCAATCTCGAGAACTGGAATGTAGATCCCTATGAGGGGTTTGAAGATGATGAAATCATCATGGGACGGGGAGCTTCAGACCAGGAAGGTGGCATGGCCAGCATGGTCTACGCTGGGAAAATCATCAAAGATCTTGGACTGGAAGGCGATTATACATTAGTAATTACCGGAACGGTTCAGGAAGAAGATTGTGATGGCCTGTGTTGGCAGTACATCATGGATAATAAAAAGCTGCAACCAGAATTTGTGGTAAGTACTGAGCCAACATCCTGCAGGATTTATCGTGGTCAACGTGGGCGGATGGAAATCAAGGTTACCACCTCTGGAATCAGCGCTCACGGGTCAGCACCGGAACGAGGAGATAATGCTATCTATAAAATGGCTCCTATCCTTCAGGAACTGCAGGAGCTGAACACACGTTTGGCAGACCATGATTTTCTGGGGAAAGGTTCTCTCACTGTATCTGAAGTCTTTTTCACCTCACCATCTCGATGTGCTGTGGCTGATGGTTGTTCTATCTCGGTTGATCGACGTCTCACTGTAGGTGAAACTGCGGATTCTGCCATGGATGAAATTAAAAATCTTCCCTCAGTGATCGCTGGAAAAGCCATGGTGGAGATGTATGACTACGAGCGACCGAGTTATACAGGATTCAGCTATCGAACCGAAGCTTATTTCCCAACCTGGTTGATTGAAAAGGATCATGTTGCTACCACCTCCTTGGTTGATGCCTACAAAGGTTTGTTTAAGGAAGAGCCTGTGGTTGATAAATGGACTTTTTCTACCAACGGCGTCGCTATTATGGGAAAATACGGAGTGCCATGTATTGGTTTTGGTCCAGGCGCCGAAGAGGAGGCCCATGCCCCCAATGAAAAAACCTGGAAAGATCATCTGGTAAAAGCTGCAGCCATGTATGCGGCGATACCGCTTACCTATTTGAATAAATTGGAAAACTAG
- the ygeW gene encoding knotted carbamoyltransferase YgeW gives METLINRVKALDLNNYGHDFLLTWNKTPDELEATLLLAELLRERHRLGKPNLVFDSGLAVSIFRDNSTRTRFSFASAANALGLAVSDMDEEKSQVSHGETVRETANMISFMTRVIGIRDDMYLGEGHSYMKEVSSAVQTGFEEGVLHNRPGLINLQCDIDHPTQSMSDLAMLKSYFGSLENLRGKKIAMSWAYSPSYGKPLSVPQGIIGLLTRYGMDVTLAHPEGYNLIPEVVKLAAKQAQVSGGSFQTTNSMDQAFSGADIVYPKSWAPFHVMEERTTLLKQADHAGLKDLEQSCLANNAKFTDWECTEEKMQLTRDSKALYMHCLPADITGVSCKQGEVSASVFDRYRKDTYMDASFKPFIIAAMMFLTGLKDPLAALEKLKD, from the coding sequence ATGGAAACGCTAATAAATAGAGTCAAAGCGCTGGATCTGAACAACTATGGCCATGATTTTCTATTAACCTGGAATAAAACGCCAGATGAACTGGAAGCGACCTTGCTCCTTGCAGAACTCCTGAGAGAGAGACATCGTCTGGGAAAACCAAACCTGGTATTCGACTCCGGTCTGGCTGTTTCCATATTCAGGGATAACTCTACCAGAACTCGTTTCAGTTTTGCCTCAGCGGCCAATGCTCTCGGGTTAGCAGTCTCGGATATGGATGAGGAAAAATCTCAGGTATCCCATGGAGAAACGGTCCGTGAAACAGCCAATATGATTTCATTTATGACCCGCGTGATTGGTATTCGGGACGATATGTATCTCGGTGAAGGTCACTCCTACATGAAGGAAGTCTCTTCTGCTGTTCAAACTGGTTTTGAGGAAGGTGTTTTACACAACAGACCCGGGTTAATCAATCTCCAGTGTGACATTGACCATCCCACACAGAGTATGTCAGATCTGGCCATGCTAAAAAGCTATTTTGGATCCCTGGAAAATCTCAGAGGTAAAAAGATCGCCATGTCGTGGGCTTATTCGCCCAGTTATGGCAAGCCCCTTTCGGTACCACAGGGTATTATCGGATTACTCACCCGCTATGGCATGGATGTTACTCTAGCACACCCGGAAGGCTATAACCTCATTCCAGAAGTAGTAAAATTGGCAGCAAAACAGGCACAGGTCTCAGGTGGATCCTTCCAGACCACCAATAGCATGGATCAGGCATTTTCCGGTGCTGATATTGTGTACCCAAAGTCCTGGGCGCCATTCCACGTCATGGAAGAGAGAACAACACTCTTAAAACAGGCCGATCATGCAGGGTTAAAAGATTTAGAGCAGAGCTGCCTGGCCAACAATGCAAAATTCACAGACTGGGAGTGCACAGAAGAGAAGATGCAACTCACCAGGGATAGTAAGGCACTATATATGCATTGTCTACCTGCTGACATCACCGGAGTAAGCTGCAAGCAGGGAGAAGTGAGTGCCTCTGTTTTTGATCGGTACCGCAAAGACACGTACATGGACGCCAGCTTTAAGCCATTTATCATAGCTGCCATGATGTTTCTGACAGGACTAAAGGATCCCCTGGCAGCACTGGAAAAACTAAAGGATTAA
- a CDS encoding pyridoxal-phosphate dependent enzyme: MADPDLIPEGIKAELADIGLWDLNPRNLFRISWQNEPVPRGGGFGDVNYLELPPELTGVKARIIVLVGKFFPTGAHKVGATFGPLVEKLISGQFDPTRQKALWPSTGNYCRGGAYDGYLLGCPSIAVLPEEMSRERYEWLEKVGAEIIRTEGGEANVKEIYDKVKQLEAERGDEIVTLNQFDEIGNALWHYAVTGRAMEKVFNNLNSGEHRFSGMFLTQGSAGTLGSADYLRTKFPKIKVAAGEALQVPTLLQNGYGAHRIEGIGDKHVPWIHNMKNMDMVIGVDDNISMNLIRLFNETEGHTLLKSHGIDPDLVGKLDYLGISSIANIAGAIKMAKYYEYNENDVVFTVATDSMEMYQSRLTELQLEHGDYTEIRANIDFERYLLGLDDEGVLELSYRDKKRMHNLKYFTWVEQQGKTVSELDAQWYDDDYWSSKFALADEWDAKIEAFNAETGLLKKYV; this comes from the coding sequence ATGGCTGATCCAGATTTGATACCGGAAGGGATAAAGGCTGAACTTGCTGATATTGGACTATGGGATCTTAACCCCCGAAACTTATTTCGAATCAGCTGGCAAAATGAGCCTGTCCCCAGGGGTGGTGGATTTGGAGATGTCAACTATCTCGAACTACCTCCAGAATTGACGGGAGTAAAAGCCCGGATCATTGTACTTGTTGGAAAATTCTTCCCCACTGGTGCCCACAAAGTTGGTGCAACCTTCGGTCCTCTCGTTGAAAAATTGATCTCTGGTCAATTTGACCCAACCCGTCAAAAAGCGCTGTGGCCTTCCACAGGAAATTATTGTCGAGGAGGTGCCTATGATGGCTATTTGCTGGGATGTCCTTCCATCGCTGTGCTCCCAGAAGAAATGTCCCGGGAGCGTTATGAGTGGCTTGAAAAAGTTGGTGCTGAAATCATCCGAACCGAGGGTGGTGAAGCCAATGTAAAAGAAATCTATGACAAGGTGAAACAGCTGGAGGCTGAACGGGGGGATGAGATTGTTACCTTGAACCAGTTTGATGAAATTGGCAATGCCTTGTGGCACTATGCAGTTACTGGTAGAGCCATGGAAAAGGTTTTTAACAATCTAAACTCTGGCGAGCACCGTTTTAGTGGGATGTTTCTGACCCAGGGTTCTGCTGGTACTCTGGGTTCAGCAGACTATCTAAGAACCAAATTTCCAAAAATCAAAGTGGCTGCTGGTGAAGCACTTCAAGTACCTACCCTGCTTCAAAATGGTTATGGAGCTCACCGTATCGAAGGTATTGGCGACAAGCATGTTCCCTGGATTCACAACATGAAAAACATGGATATGGTTATCGGAGTAGATGATAATATTTCCATGAACTTGATACGTCTTTTTAACGAGACCGAGGGGCACACTTTGCTGAAATCTCATGGAATCGATCCTGACCTGGTTGGGAAACTGGATTATCTGGGCATTTCAAGTATTGCCAATATTGCTGGTGCCATCAAAATGGCCAAATATTACGAGTATAATGAAAATGATGTGGTCTTCACAGTAGCCACAGATTCAATGGAAATGTATCAGTCCCGCCTTACAGAGCTTCAGCTGGAGCATGGTGATTATACTGAAATTCGAGCCAATATTGATTTCGAGCGATACTTGCTGGGCCTAGATGATGAAGGTGTGCTGGAATTGAGTTACCGAGACAAGAAACGCATGCATAACCTGAAATACTTTACCTGGGTAGAGCAGCAGGGTAAAACAGTGAGTGAATTGGATGCCCAATGGTACGATGATGATTATTGGTCCTCAAAATTCGCTCTGGCAGATGAATGGGATGCGAAGATTGAAGCGTTTAATGCGGAGACAGGGTTATTAAAAAAGTATGTCTGA